A genomic window from Bradyrhizobium lupini includes:
- a CDS encoding alpha/beta fold hydrolase, with protein sequence MRLARRTRSSSLLSDCLGAITRHPGAAAFAAAGTLVAATAIINRRLANKAQRDNPPQGRFIDVEGVRLHYLERGRGKPLVLFHGNGSMVQDFVSSGLIDLAAENYRVIVFDRPGFGHSSRPRHVVWTPDAQADLFKKALDQLGVSQAIVLGHSWGASVAVALATRHPSFVQALVLASGYYFPTPRADSAASVLSALPVVGDVISSTISPLAGRMMWPAMLRKLFGPRPVPNKFAGFPKEMALRPSQMRATAAEATMLISAAFSGSKTYAELKMPTIIIAGQNDRLIDIKQSVRLHGEVKQSKLHRIDGAGHMIHHSATADVMAAIDEAAAEAVLTHGREGPGVSRSNA encoded by the coding sequence ATGCGCCTTGCACGACGAACACGTTCCAGCTCCCTTCTATCCGATTGCTTGGGCGCCATCACGCGACATCCAGGCGCCGCCGCGTTTGCTGCCGCAGGTACCCTCGTTGCGGCTACCGCAATCATAAACCGGCGGCTCGCGAACAAAGCGCAACGCGATAATCCTCCGCAGGGTCGGTTCATCGACGTCGAGGGGGTTCGCCTGCACTATTTGGAACGCGGCAGAGGCAAGCCGCTAGTCTTGTTTCACGGCAATGGCAGCATGGTCCAGGATTTCGTCTCGAGTGGATTGATCGATCTCGCAGCCGAGAACTACAGGGTCATAGTGTTCGATCGTCCCGGTTTTGGGCATAGCTCGCGGCCAAGGCACGTCGTCTGGACTCCGGATGCCCAGGCGGACCTGTTCAAGAAGGCCCTCGATCAGTTGGGCGTCTCTCAAGCGATTGTCCTTGGCCATTCATGGGGAGCGTCGGTTGCGGTTGCGCTGGCGACAAGACATCCTTCGTTCGTGCAGGCTCTCGTATTGGCCTCGGGCTATTATTTCCCGACTCCCCGCGCGGACAGCGCGGCGTCGGTGCTGTCCGCCCTACCGGTGGTCGGGGACGTCATCAGCTCCACGATTTCGCCGCTAGCCGGTCGGATGATGTGGCCCGCGATGTTGCGCAAGCTGTTTGGCCCCCGGCCGGTCCCGAACAAGTTCGCCGGCTTTCCGAAAGAAATGGCGTTGCGCCCATCACAGATGCGGGCCACAGCGGCCGAAGCGACGATGTTGATCTCCGCCGCATTCTCAGGTTCGAAGACTTATGCAGAACTCAAGATGCCGACGATCATTATCGCGGGCCAGAACGATCGTCTGATCGATATCAAGCAGTCGGTCAGGCTGCATGGCGAGGTCAAGCAGAGCAAATTGCACCGGATCGACGGAGCGGGACACATGATTCATCATTCCGCAACCGCTGATGTGATGGCGGCCATCGACGAAGCTGCTGCCGAGGCCGTGTTGACCCATGGACGGGAAGGCCCAGGCGTTTCGCGAAGCAACGCGTAA
- a CDS encoding TRAP transporter large permease subunit, giving the protein MTAFIIANLAPIMFATLVIVLLLGYPAAFSLGAVGLFFAIIGVQLGQFHPDFLQALPERVYGVMNNDTLLAIPFFTFMGLVLERSGMAEDLLDTIGQLFGTIRGGLAYAVVFVGALLAATTGVVAASVISMGLISLPIMLRYGYDRRVATGIIAASGTLAQIIPPSLVLIVMADQLGKSVGDMYEGAFIPGLVLAGLYAGYAFLVTMIFPKAAPGLPKEAIGFREESGDRGLKSLGVLFLASCVFGWFMMRNSETHGADFVVLSMFFGILFAFFVAIANWVLDKLTGYRFLSKMAQQTTFVMVPPLFLIFLVLGTIFIGVATPTEGGAMGAAGALILGAAKRRLTWDLIRQATESTAKLSAFVVFILVGARVFSLTFYGVSGHVWVEHLLTSLPGGQIGFLIFVNAFVFVLAFFLDFFELAFIVIPLLGPAAEHLGIDLIWFGVILGVNMQTSFMHPPFGFALFYLRSVAPKERYTDRVTGKRMEPVTTGQIYWGAVPFVVIQMIMVLLVIMFPSMVMHYKGVQSTVDPNSIKIDIPQIDLPPLDFGQPKQ; this is encoded by the coding sequence ATGACCGCGTTTATTATCGCCAATCTGGCGCCCATCATGTTCGCGACGCTCGTGATCGTGCTGCTGCTCGGCTACCCGGCAGCATTTTCGCTCGGCGCCGTCGGCCTGTTCTTCGCCATCATCGGCGTTCAGCTCGGCCAATTCCACCCGGACTTTCTCCAGGCCCTGCCGGAGCGCGTCTACGGCGTGATGAACAACGACACGCTGCTCGCCATTCCCTTCTTCACCTTCATGGGATTGGTGCTCGAGCGCTCCGGCATGGCGGAGGATCTGCTCGACACCATCGGCCAGTTGTTCGGCACCATCCGCGGCGGCCTCGCCTACGCGGTGGTGTTCGTCGGCGCGCTGCTTGCGGCGACCACCGGCGTCGTGGCGGCCTCGGTGATCTCGATGGGCCTGATCTCGCTGCCGATCATGCTGCGCTACGGCTACGACCGCCGCGTGGCGACCGGCATCATCGCGGCCTCCGGTACGCTGGCGCAGATCATTCCGCCCTCACTCGTCCTGATCGTGATGGCCGACCAGCTCGGCAAGTCGGTCGGCGACATGTACGAGGGCGCATTCATTCCGGGCCTGGTGCTCGCCGGCCTCTATGCAGGTTACGCGTTCCTCGTGACCATGATTTTCCCGAAGGCGGCGCCGGGTCTTCCCAAGGAGGCGATCGGATTCCGCGAGGAGAGCGGCGACCGCGGCCTCAAGTCGCTCGGCGTGCTGTTCCTGGCGAGCTGCGTCTTCGGCTGGTTCATGATGCGGAATTCGGAGACACACGGCGCCGACTTCGTCGTGCTCAGCATGTTCTTCGGCATTCTCTTCGCGTTCTTCGTCGCCATCGCGAACTGGGTCCTCGACAAGCTGACGGGCTACCGCTTCCTCTCGAAGATGGCGCAACAGACCACCTTCGTCATGGTGCCCCCGCTATTCCTGATCTTCCTGGTGCTGGGCACGATCTTCATCGGCGTCGCGACGCCCACCGAAGGCGGTGCGATGGGTGCAGCCGGCGCCCTCATTCTCGGAGCCGCGAAGCGGCGGCTGACCTGGGACCTGATCCGACAGGCCACCGAATCGACGGCGAAGCTGTCCGCGTTCGTCGTCTTCATCCTGGTCGGGGCACGCGTGTTCTCGCTCACCTTCTACGGCGTCAGCGGCCATGTCTGGGTCGAGCACCTGCTGACATCCCTGCCCGGCGGCCAGATCGGCTTCCTGATCTTCGTCAACGCCTTCGTCTTCGTGCTGGCGTTCTTCCTCGACTTCTTCGAGCTTGCCTTCATCGTGATCCCGCTGCTCGGGCCGGCTGCCGAGCATCTCGGCATCGACCTGATCTGGTTCGGCGTCATCCTGGGCGTCAACATGCAGACGTCGTTCATGCATCCGCCGTTCGGATTTGCGCTGTTCTATTTGCGCTCGGTCGCGCCGAAGGAACGTTATACCGATCGCGTCACCGGCAAACGCATGGAGCCGGTCACGACGGGACAGATCTATTGGGGTGCGGTGCCGTTCGTCGTCATCCAGATGATCATGGTGCTGCTCGTGATCATGTTCCCGTCGATGGTGATGCACTACAAGGGCGTGCAGTCCACCGTCGATCCCAACAGCATCAAGATCGATATTCCCCAGATCGATCTGCCGCCGCTCGACTTCGGCCAGCCGAAGCAATAG
- a CDS encoding response regulator transcription factor, with amino-acid sequence MRLLIVEDNAELSRLVAGGLSAAGYESDIVGSAAEAREAVSSVSYAAMILDLGLPDGDGLSVLRELRRQMEPLPVLVLTARGGLQDRVSGLRSGADDYLAKPFAMEELVARLEAILRRPGQLLGRSLRLANLVYDTESRQIFVDDQPRIISARETSVLEILLRRQGRVVPKKNVEDHIFGLDGEVASNAVEVYVSRLRKQLAEHGAKVVIHTIRGVGYLMAEEK; translated from the coding sequence ATGCGCCTTCTGATCGTCGAGGACAATGCCGAGCTGTCGCGGCTCGTTGCCGGCGGGCTGTCGGCGGCCGGCTATGAGAGCGACATCGTCGGCAGCGCTGCCGAAGCGCGCGAGGCGGTCAGCAGCGTCAGCTATGCCGCGATGATCCTCGACCTCGGACTACCCGACGGCGATGGCCTGTCGGTGCTGCGTGAGCTTCGCCGGCAGATGGAGCCGTTGCCGGTGCTGGTGCTGACCGCGCGCGGCGGCTTGCAAGATCGTGTCAGCGGCCTGCGCAGCGGCGCCGACGACTATCTCGCCAAACCGTTCGCGATGGAGGAGCTGGTGGCGCGACTGGAGGCGATCCTGCGCCGTCCGGGCCAGTTGCTTGGCCGCTCGCTGCGCCTCGCCAACCTCGTCTATGACACCGAGAGCCGCCAGATCTTCGTCGACGACCAGCCGCGCATCATCTCCGCGCGCGAGACCTCGGTGCTCGAGATCCTGCTGCGCCGGCAGGGGCGGGTGGTACCGAAGAAGAACGTCGAGGACCACATCTTCGGCCTCGATGGCGAGGTCGCCTCCAACGCGGTCGAGGTCTACGTCTCGCGGCTGCGCAAGCAGCTCGCCGAGCATGGCGCCAAGGTCGTGATCCACACCATCCGTGGCGTCGGCTATCTCATGGCCGAGGAGAAATAG
- a CDS encoding sensor histidine kinase, which translates to MPLWHEKHLRAATRAAGVALWSWNVDTDAITMDEPAYDLWEVPKGEQKITFEILSKNIHPADLERVRSAFAATRAVVGSYEIDFRILTGSDIRWISARGQGDDADIADRTMFGIFLDVTQRKQAEEANELLAGEMSHRLKNLLTVATALTQMSSRSAASKEDMAQELTSRLMALGRAQDLVRPVPGRNREGTLLGDLISVLLAPYDEEGASVRIRVSVPKMNVGEASSTALALVMHELATNSAKYGALSLSSGTLDVSCNAHEDEVVVKWTERGGPPVVAPTKLEGFGSQLVHRSMAAQLGGTITFDWSEEGVVVILRMSKDRLAN; encoded by the coding sequence ATGCCCTTGTGGCACGAAAAGCACCTCCGGGCTGCCACTCGCGCCGCCGGTGTCGCTCTATGGTCCTGGAACGTTGATACCGACGCCATCACCATGGATGAACCCGCGTACGACCTTTGGGAGGTGCCCAAGGGCGAGCAGAAAATTACGTTCGAGATACTGTCCAAGAACATCCACCCCGCCGATCTTGAGAGGGTGAGATCGGCATTTGCCGCTACTCGCGCAGTCGTAGGCTCTTACGAGATAGATTTTCGTATTCTGACCGGCAGCGATATCCGTTGGATTTCCGCGCGGGGCCAGGGCGACGATGCCGACATCGCGGATCGAACGATGTTCGGTATTTTCCTGGACGTCACCCAACGCAAGCAAGCCGAGGAAGCCAACGAGCTCCTGGCGGGCGAGATGAGCCACCGGCTGAAAAACCTTCTCACCGTCGCAACGGCGCTGACGCAAATGAGCTCACGCTCGGCAGCATCAAAAGAGGATATGGCCCAGGAGCTGACCAGTCGCCTGATGGCTCTTGGACGTGCTCAGGACCTTGTGCGCCCGGTACCGGGACGAAATAGAGAAGGGACGCTTCTCGGAGACCTCATCTCTGTTCTGCTTGCGCCGTACGATGAGGAAGGAGCCAGCGTTCGTATTCGTGTCTCGGTCCCCAAGATGAACGTGGGAGAGGCTTCCAGCACAGCACTCGCCTTGGTGATGCATGAACTGGCAACCAACTCTGCGAAATACGGTGCGCTGTCCCTTTCAAGTGGCACCCTGGACGTATCGTGCAACGCTCACGAGGACGAGGTCGTGGTCAAGTGGACGGAGCGGGGTGGTCCCCCCGTTGTCGCTCCAACAAAGCTCGAAGGCTTTGGAAGCCAGTTGGTGCACCGAAGTATGGCCGCCCAGCTTGGCGGGACTATAACTTTTGACTGGTCGGAAGAGGGTGTGGTGGTCATCCTGCGCATGAGCAAAGACCGTCTTGCGAATTGA
- a CDS encoding TRAP transporter small permease subunit — MQALLKLSNGIDAFTRWTGKRLAWLILLAVVISALNAIIRKTLDTSSNSWLELQWVLFSIVFLLCASWTLLDNEHIRIDIFNSMMPKRARNIIDIIGHIFFLIPLTVVMIVTGIPFFLRSLQINEQSGNAGGLPQWPAKALIMIGFALLLVQGISELIKRIAIMRGMIPDPHESQVSALEAEVEHLVEAIEKK; from the coding sequence GGAATTGACGCGTTCACACGTTGGACGGGCAAACGTCTGGCTTGGCTGATCCTGCTCGCCGTCGTCATCTCGGCGCTGAATGCGATCATCCGAAAGACATTGGACACGTCCTCCAACTCGTGGCTCGAGCTGCAATGGGTGCTTTTCAGCATCGTGTTCCTGCTGTGCGCGTCCTGGACGCTGCTCGACAACGAGCACATCCGGATCGACATCTTCAATAGCATGATGCCGAAACGGGCTCGCAACATCATCGACATCATCGGGCACATCTTCTTCCTGATCCCGCTGACCGTTGTCATGATCGTGACCGGAATACCGTTCTTCCTGCGCTCGCTCCAGATCAACGAGCAATCCGGCAATGCGGGCGGCCTGCCACAATGGCCGGCAAAAGCGCTGATCATGATCGGCTTCGCCCTCCTGCTCGTTCAAGGCATCTCCGAGCTGATCAAGCGAATCGCGATCATGCGCGGCATGATCCCGGACCCACACGAGTCGCAGGTGTCCGCACTGGAGGCCGAGGTCGAGCACCTCGTCGAAGCGATCGAAAAGAAGTAG
- a CDS encoding TRAP transporter substrate-binding protein, which produces MKRRDFIKVTGLGAAGVATLAAPAIAQTTPEIKWRMPTSWPKSLDTLYGGAEMMAKMVAEATDNKFQIQTFAGGEIVPGLQVLDAVQNGTCEIGHTASYYYFGKDPTFTFGSAVPFGPNMRINQAWYMLGGGREILNEFYKKYNVVSLLAGNTGCQMGGWFRKEVKTPQDFSGLKFRIGGFAGKVMAKLGAVPQQIAGGDIYPALEKGTIDAAEWVGPYDDEKLGFVKVAPHYYFPGWWEGGPMLLAFVNQDKWNALPKHYQSILEQAGHYANNWMMAKYDQANPPALRRLLAAGAKLHPFSPEVMQACFKAAKELHTEVSATNADFKKVYESLTAFSNNGYQWFQVAEVGYDNFMARNSQS; this is translated from the coding sequence ATGAAAAGACGAGATTTCATCAAGGTCACCGGGCTTGGTGCGGCGGGTGTCGCCACGCTCGCCGCTCCAGCGATCGCGCAGACGACGCCCGAGATCAAATGGCGCATGCCGACGAGCTGGCCAAAATCGCTCGACACGCTCTATGGCGGCGCCGAGATGATGGCCAAGATGGTCGCGGAAGCGACCGACAACAAATTCCAGATTCAGACATTTGCCGGCGGCGAGATCGTGCCGGGCCTTCAGGTGCTCGATGCCGTGCAGAACGGCACCTGCGAAATCGGCCACACCGCGTCTTATTATTATTTCGGCAAGGACCCGACCTTCACCTTCGGCTCGGCCGTGCCGTTCGGACCGAACATGCGCATCAACCAGGCCTGGTACATGCTGGGCGGCGGCAGGGAGATTCTCAACGAGTTCTACAAGAAGTACAACGTCGTCTCGCTGCTTGCTGGCAACACCGGCTGTCAGATGGGTGGCTGGTTCCGCAAGGAGGTCAAGACGCCCCAGGACTTCAGCGGGTTGAAATTCCGCATCGGCGGCTTCGCCGGAAAAGTGATGGCCAAACTCGGCGCGGTGCCGCAGCAGATCGCCGGTGGCGACATCTATCCGGCGCTGGAGAAGGGCACCATCGACGCAGCGGAATGGGTCGGGCCCTATGACGACGAGAAGCTCGGCTTCGTGAAAGTCGCGCCGCATTATTACTTCCCGGGCTGGTGGGAAGGCGGGCCGATGCTGCTCGCCTTCGTCAACCAGGACAAGTGGAATGCTCTGCCGAAGCACTATCAGAGCATCCTCGAGCAGGCGGGGCACTACGCCAACAACTGGATGATGGCGAAGTACGACCAGGCCAATCCACCGGCGTTGCGGCGCCTGCTCGCGGCCGGCGCCAAGCTGCATCCGTTCTCGCCCGAGGTCATGCAAGCCTGCTTCAAGGCGGCAAAGGAGCTGCACACCGAAGTCTCGGCTACCAACGCGGACTTCAAGAAGGTCTACGAATCGCTGACCGCGTTCTCGAACAACGGATATCAGTGGTTCCAGGTCGCCGAAGTCGGCTATGACAACTTCATGGCGCGCAACTCGCAGAGCTGA
- a CDS encoding M20/M25/M40 family metallo-hydrolase, with the protein MSRSYPAPSLVGSLIASLWLGCAAMPAHAELSANVMADVHALAQKEQQPLLDTLRDLVSIESGSKDVEGLNQIAQRVAGQLKQLGGTVEILEPTDVYRLDDTPEKIGPAVHAVFKGTGSKKIMLIAHMDTVYLKGMLKDQPFRIDGDKAYGLGIADDKQGVALILHTVALLQKLSFRDYGTLTVLTNGDEEISSPGWRSTITRFAADQDVVFSFEGGGTDGTLRLATSGIGSAYLTVQGKSSHAGSRPEGGVNALYELSHQLLQMKDLSKPEQGLKLNWTVSKAGTNRNVIPAEATAQADARALKVADFDELEKTLQEKIKNNLLPESKVELKFEVRRPPLEANDASRRVAAHGKTIYEEIGLPLKVDEKATGGGTDAAFAALKTSGAVVEGMGLSGFGAHSNDAEYVQLNSIVPRLYLTTRMIMDLSTGKLK; encoded by the coding sequence ATGTCGCGATCCTACCCTGCTCCATCGCTCGTTGGTTCGTTGATCGCGTCGCTCTGGCTGGGATGTGCGGCAATGCCGGCGCATGCTGAGCTGAGCGCGAATGTCATGGCCGACGTCCATGCGTTGGCGCAAAAAGAGCAGCAGCCGCTGCTCGACACGCTGCGCGATCTCGTCAGCATCGAATCCGGCAGCAAGGATGTCGAAGGTCTGAACCAGATCGCCCAGCGCGTTGCCGGCCAGCTCAAGCAGCTCGGCGGCACGGTGGAGATCCTCGAACCCACCGACGTCTATCGCCTCGACGACACACCCGAGAAGATCGGCCCGGCCGTACACGCCGTATTCAAGGGCACCGGCAGCAAGAAGATCATGCTGATCGCCCACATGGACACCGTGTACCTGAAGGGCATGCTGAAGGATCAACCGTTCCGCATCGACGGCGACAAGGCCTACGGCCTCGGCATTGCCGACGACAAGCAGGGCGTCGCGCTCATTCTTCATACCGTGGCGTTGCTGCAGAAGCTGAGCTTCCGGGACTACGGCACGCTCACGGTGCTCACCAATGGCGACGAGGAGATCTCCTCACCGGGCTGGCGCAGCACCATCACCAGGTTCGCTGCGGATCAGGATGTGGTGTTCTCCTTTGAAGGCGGCGGTACCGACGGCACGCTGCGGCTGGCCACCAGCGGCATCGGCTCGGCCTATCTCACGGTGCAGGGCAAGTCGTCACATGCAGGCTCACGGCCCGAGGGCGGCGTCAACGCGCTGTACGAGCTCTCCCACCAGCTCCTGCAGATGAAGGACCTGTCCAAACCAGAGCAGGGCCTGAAACTGAACTGGACGGTCTCCAAGGCCGGCACCAACCGCAACGTGATCCCCGCGGAGGCCACGGCCCAGGCCGACGCACGTGCACTTAAGGTCGCCGATTTCGACGAGCTCGAGAAGACACTGCAGGAGAAGATCAAGAATAACCTGCTGCCCGAGTCCAAGGTCGAGCTGAAATTCGAGGTGCGCCGTCCGCCGCTGGAGGCCAACGACGCCTCACGTCGAGTCGCGGCCCACGGCAAGACGATCTATGAGGAGATCGGACTGCCTCTCAAAGTCGACGAGAAGGCGACCGGCGGCGGCACCGACGCGGCGTTTGCCGCACTCAAGACCAGCGGAGCCGTGGTGGAAGGCATGGGCCTGTCGGGGTTCGGCGCGCATTCCAACGATGCCGAATATGTGCAGCTCAACAGCATCGTGCCGCGGCTTTATCTGACCACACGCATGATCATGGATCTGTCCACCGGCAAGCTGAAATAG